The sequence tattattattatgcatcAAAAGATCATCACACCTGAAAATCTCTTCCATTGgaccacaagaagaagaagacccAACAAACACAACATACACAACCCTATGATCAAACTCCACCCAACTCACCCACCCATTCTCCACCGCCAAATTCGCCACCACCAAATTCACTTGCAACCTAAACACATCCCTAACCCCACATGATGGAACCCTGGCCACCACAACATTCATATCATCTTTTGCCGCCGCCATTGCCATTTCCGGGCACTTGGGCTTACCCCATCTCTCATTTTCATCAATCCACTCAGGATACAATTCCTCCCATTTCAAACTCTCATTCACATGATCAAAATTCACAGTTAAAGTCTCTACTTTTGGATGAAGGTGATGATGAAGTGAACCTACTAGTTCTTCGTCGTCTTGGATATTAACTAGGCCTATCTTAATCTTCTCTTCTTTGATGCCTTTTGCTATGACATCAAACCAAGCTGGTTTTGTTCCCTTCTTCTCatgaacattattattattattattatgatcatCGCTTAAGGCGGTGCCAACTAATGGCGGTTTTTGGTGTTTCGCTGAAATTATTATTACAATGATCAATGACGGTATGGAGATAAGTAAAAGACAAATTAGGAAACGTTTTTGCTTCAAAGAAGATGAATGAGGAGAGTGCCTAGGAGGAGTCATCATTTTTGTTCAACTATTAATTACAAAAGGACTCTACTCTAAGGTGGcacttatatttatatttaatgcTTATAATAAAGTCAACAAGTTTTAAGTGGCAGTTTTGCATGAAGACAAGTTGGGTGCACCTTTGAAAACGAAAAGAAGCTaaggttaaaaaataaaaaataaatgaaactaAGGATTTGATTTGtgtaatttgtaattttttaatattatggTTGTTAAATCAATTTTATTAAATAGTTAAAATATTTTGATGTCCCTAGGTCATTTTTAGTATTAACTTCAAAaagtatatattatattatatatatactaatataNNNNNNNNNNNNNNNNNNNNNNNNNNNNNNNNNNNNNTGTccaattttcatttttcttttaaaatattatttttcatatatGCAAATACTATATATAAAATGTTTTTTCATTCTTAGGACTCAAACGTAGGACTATTATTTAGTTACAAAATTAAAACATTTATTATCTTAATTAATATTACATTTAATAATACTATATATATGCTAAATAAAAAATGGTATATTAATAATCACATTAGTTCATGTATGTTAATCTACTACTAACTCAAAATGCATGTATTAGCAATAGGTTCGAAAAGTACCTTCCAACCACTATAAAATTAGGTCCAAATTAAAGATAATGCACTCTATAAACTATTGCTAATAAATAAATTTAGGttaagttatccttatcaatttaattaaatttttaattgtagNtttaaaaatttatttgttgttaGAAATTTTTGAAGATTATTTTTGTTAGCAGTATAAATTATATGGTAttattttagtagttaatttatccaataaataaataaatcaaatttaCATTTGACCATCTCACCTCGACAACTTGAAATTTCTGCCAACACCCCGAATAATACATAACCCAGACAGATTAGAATTCATTGATACTTGAAAGAAAATGAAAGCTTTGATGGCCCAACCAGATGGAATTGCTTTCACATTTGGCAAAATATGCATATTCGTTCCTCTACCTGTCTGTCATATCTCTAAAATAAGACAAGAATAAACCACTACTTTTCCTTAGAACAAAATTTGAtacgttctctctctctctttataggCCAACAACTTTTGTAGTTTGTAGTcatcaatgatgtttttaataATATGAGATTTAATTCAACGATTTGAGattactcactttttttttaCTAGTTATATGCGggtcaaaatttaataaaattacttaGGGGGCAcagcaattttgttaaattctagCTAGCATGTAactagcaaagaaaagtgagtcattagatgaaatTTTAAACCAATCTTACACcgttaaaatcatcattgataacTATTTgaggctacaaatcacaaaagttgctacCCCTAACATTcgtctgtatatatatatatgcaccaCTAGCTATGcaataataactaataataatgcCTACGAGATCAGAGACATACAAATCACTACTACAAGTTGAAGAATCATCAGAAAATGGCACCTTGATGCCCCGTGCTCTGCTTATTCTGTCCTCTGTTTGGGAGAGATCGATTAAGAAGAATGACAAATTGGTGATGATGATATCATCAAAGAGGAATAATAATAAGAAGGAAAATAATATCACCGTGTTCCATGGATCGAAGGCACCAAAGTTGAGCATCACACGGTACATGGAGCGCATCTTAAAGTATGCACGGTGCAGTTCCTCTTGTTTTGTGATAGCGCAGATATACATTGACAGGTATTTCAGTAAAAATGGTGGATACCTAACTTCCTTCAATGCTCACCGCCTCCTCGTTACAAGCCTTCTTGTTGCTGTCAAATTCGTCGACGATCGGTACCGTACCGTTACTTATCCAAACTTGCATATACAATTACAATCATGTTATatgtgtaaaaaaaattatatactatAGGAAATATTTCAAGTGCACCGGGGAGAACCGGCGCACCAATTGTTTTAAcagttgatttcaattaatatatattatatatattttttataattcagatcaacagtTAAAATAGCTGAAGTACCGGTATTCtcggtgcacttgaaatgtttcctatactatatatttaaatataaaatatatataaaggtGAAAACTTAGGTACAGTCAATTTCACGTAAAATTAATAATTGAGAGcggttaaataaaaatttagtcaaataatTCAAATCATTTAATAGTTCTTAACTATCATCTTCACGTCAAGTTGACTGCACATTAATTTTTACCATATATAAATATAGGATGATTGATTTTTGGCAATATTTGCAGATATTTTAGCAATGCTTACTATGCTCAAGTAGGGGGAATTAGCACCCAAGAGATGAACAGGATGGAGCTAGAGTTTCTGTTTAGTTTGGAATTTAGATTGTTTGTGACAACTGAAATGTTCGTCAAATACTGTGAGAACCTAGATAAGGTTGATAATATTGGAGAATATCAGATTCGTCGTCCAATAATAAGAAGTAATGCAAAGTAATACAGAGTTTACTCTAATCATGTTTTGTTTGTATAGGGTTTTACAATTAAAAAGATGAAAATTAATTACTTTTTACTTTTAAGTCTTAACTCATATATAAAGAATAAATATATcacttaatattttttaaaatatcttttaatatttatttaattataataattttttaatcacTAATTTTTCGATTTTGTAGGAAAACGTATCTATTgagatttagtttaatttttatatccTTTAATTCTCTCtcatttttaaactttttatacTATTAAGATTTTAGAGTTAATAgccaaaattatttttgaaagatacctcgatctccattttggttctcaaaagataaaattaatcgaaATCATCTCCGAATGATACACGActtggtcacgttagtccttctGTCAGTTGTATGATGatgtgtcacgttaagtgccacgtggcatatgATGACGTGATAggttaatgccacgtgtcacaagatgattggttgacgtgtcacttgacatgtaaaaaagttatttataatcaaaatagttctTGAAAGTTTAGACCTAaatcattttcatccctaaaattttaaaaattaatcaaattagttcttatataatttttttattttttcttgataatattaaatttaaaatattttttgatactactaattttaatagaaatgtaattgacaaacaaaaaattagtaattgtatattttcttcttaaaaattttttaataaaattatctttctcctttaattcttctcaaaatctctcttattcttttctattctaaaacctttttcttacattattacattttgctagaatatatatatatatattcaaaattaaaatgtatgtatttgttaacctaaacaaagttatatgtcCAAATTTGTCTGTATGCATGAACGTAGGTAAATAAAAATGTGTAAATTATCTCTAGAACACATTTAAAGTTAAACGGTGGTAACTTAGAGATGAAGAAAGATAACTAATAGTTGGAGAAGATAGTATTTGATTTGATAAGATGAAGGAAGAGAGTAAGGAAAGGAAAAATCGAGACTTGATGATATTAATTagtcaagaataataaaaatgtagGATCAATGAGTTGAATGAGTTGAGTGAATTGGAGAATGACGAGATTGAGACATGAATTAATATCGAGAatgaaaatgataattatgagaaATTATTGAATATATTGAGTTTGGGGCGTTGCCCCATGTCAGTTGGGATTTTTTTCCCGTGGTTACTATTAAGCTTGGGGTGTTGTTTCTCCCATGTCAGCCTGGGATTCAtcccatggatattattgagcttggggcaTTCTTTCCTCATGTTAGCTTGGGGAATTCTTTCCTCATGTTAGCTTGGGGATTTTTTCCATGATGTATTTTTGAGCTTGAGAACATGTCGGGATGGCTacgtaaccgacagttgatatcaacagccatagggcaggcatgcatcatgtacatttgtttgttttgtctgctaTGTATTATTTGGGATTGCCTAACTAAATATATACCCTGCTAACTGCTATATTTGCTACTTGTACTACCTGTTTCCTACTTGTGCGTGAAACTATTTGTTTGTTTGTCCCTGCTGATTCATGGATGATGGGGATCGGAGGAAAGGTGGATTGGTTTGGTGTTAATGCTAGAGTTTAAAGTAAGTAAGTAAGTTTAGGATACTTAGATCACCTaccccttttatggcttctgcttagaaattaagttttaggaccttatatattacatGCGTggtacctttaccatgctgagaacttccggttctcaccccatactgtgttgttgttttcagatgcaggttgagcgGCTCCTCGGTAGGCGTCTGAAGGTTCTGCGGCGAAGTGGTTTACTTTGGGGtctctttttgttattttgatgtatatatatgtatagtttCTCCTCTTGTATGTAAGAATACTTTGTTtatgtacctcttagaggttttatggagaactagagttttgaacatgttcttttgggttattattatgtatatatatgtacgtatatgtcctccggccagccttggcttcgcaggctgagtcaggagctagttatgctGTGTTCTTGGCCCTCTACTCGTATCATCTGTAAATATATATTATTGAACTTTAGTTTTCTTCTCACGCAAGTAACCACGTTTTCTGAGGGTTGCGCTTTTGAATTTTGCGATTTtattttacccgtttttcaaggctcctagttaagtatctctttctctattattatatatatttttattcttagaggtcgtaataccttactatctcagtcttatgacttaagcatacgATTAAGTATGGTGGGGTATTACAAATTACACTGGTAAAGAACAGATTTAACAGTGTTAATTGTGGCATGTCCAAATCGCTTATGCCACAATTGAAAATTGGaagaagaaacagaaaataaagcaGGTAGAAAGGATGATGGAAGTCTTGGAACAACAACATTGTAAAATTGGTAGAGACCTCCAATATTAAAACCTTATAGAAGAATCTTCTTGGTGTGCTTGcacttcacaaaataaaaatcatcatgaaactaaAAAAATACTACATTATCTTTTGCAAATTTAGAGACACTCACAAGATTCTTAGTAATATCAGGTGCATGAATTAGGAATTGCAATTTAAACCATGTCTTAGAATTAAGGGCATGCAAATAAGAATCACCAATATGCTTAATATGCAAACCTGAACCATTACCTACATGAATTTGTTGAGCATCCGAATACTCAAAACACAAGAGCAAGTTAGACTGATGAAGAGTGATGTGATGGGAGGTCCCAGTATCAAGAAACCATGCTGGACAAGAGACGGAGGATGGCACGACCATATAGAAAGAGGGATTATGAAAGGAGGGTGATGGCGGGGTGGAGTTACTGAAATCGAAAAAGATGAAGCAGAAGAGAAGGAGGCACTAGATTGTAAAAATCGTGCGATCTGGGAAGGGAGTGGTTGTTCTTAATTGAATCTCTGAAAATAATACCAAGTGATATATATGACTTAAACAGCCACAAACTTGACATTGTGGTGATTATTGTTAAGAAAGAAGGAACGACCACCTCTAAAGAATTTTCTACTATGTCCCCTTCTATCCTCAATACCTCTTTCAGCCGAAGATGAAGAAGGGAATGCAGATTGGGTGAGATGTGCTTGAGGAAGAAAAGATTTAGATTTACAAAATTTTTCAAGCATATCagcatgagacaaaatggaagtTTCAACCTCTTGGAAAGAATAAAACTCTGATTTAGTAGAAACAGTAATAACTAGGTTTTGGTAATATTCATTGAGACCTTCTAAGAGAGCATCAAGATGTTCATCACTAGTTAGGGAAAATCTCAAAGAGGCTAAAGAATTAACAATTCTCTTGATTTTTGAGACATAATCTGCGACAGTAAGACCTTGCTTCTTTGTAAGCTTCAGTTGGGATTTCAATTGCTTGACTTTGTATCGAATGGATTTAAAGAAATAATCCTCAATTCTAATCCAGATATCAGAGGTAAAAATACAACCTATCATtttgttcttgaagatttcatCCATGaaagcaagaagccaagaaattaTATTGTAATCTTCTTACCTCTATCTTTTGTAATCCAGACATCCAGTGAAAGAATTCCAGCTGCATGATCATCTTCAGAAGCATACTATGAGGGCATTCTATTAGGATGTCAATGATCTTCAAGAACTTGCCCAAAAATTATAGTCAAAACCTGTTGTTGCCAAATCATATGATTGTTTTCATTGTGCTTGTCACCTATAGGATGATCAAAGGATCGTGGAATGAATGCTGAATtaaaagatgaagatgaagatgaggtAAATAAGTAATGTGAATAAGCAGAAGTAGAAGCCATGGATCGTATATAAAAACGAGGCTCTTGATACCATGAAGGAATACTAAAGCACTGGTTTCTTGAAGGTAAGTAACAAAATAGAATTGTGAATAAACAGAGAAAAAggcttaaagaaaaaaaatgaatgatacTTTTTTACTACTGAAGAGTAAAAGTAATGNNNNNNNNNNNNNNNNNNNNNNNNNNNNNNNNNNNNNNNNNNNNNNNNNGCAAAATCTATTAACAGAAAATATATCACTAAAACTGATTAGAACACTAACTAACTGACTACACTAACTAATTGAGTGTTATCATTAATAGATATTTATTGGGTTATTTCTTttaaataggatagaattgaGTGCGAAAATATAATAATtgtaatttgaaaataatttagataCTAAATTAATAGTTTTTTAagagaattcacaaataaatgaaaaatattaaagacaattaaataaaaattaaagagataaaatacaattaaataaTCAAGAACcactttttaaaattgaatttatttatttataagtaCATACATTGTATCACTGAGAAGAAGTAGGTTATTATCCTCAAGCATATGCAAGAGTATAAACATAATAGAgttataatttaaaaatgtaaagaatccaaaataaaaataattttacacatgAATAAAGAAGtaacataatttattattttaagggAAATTATAGCATACAGATTTAATGTATACAGATTTTCCTTTGGAGAAGGTTGTAGTGACAAATGGCATGATGATCCTTGATGGGGAGCAGCTTGGCAGTGGTGTCAGACTCCTTATCGAGGCTGGATGTTGTAGGAGCCGCACCAGCTAGCCAGAGTGAGGGAAGCTCGTAATGGGCTTCGGAAGTGGGCCCCGTAACAACAAGTCAATATGGATTGGAGACAGGAGTTTGGACCAAGGGTGTATGGGCAATGGGCTGTTAATGGGTTTAGGGAGTAAGAGTTGTAGCATTATTCAAACCGGAAAAGAAGTTCTCTTTCAGGGGAAATATGAGGCTGTCAAAAACAATATGCATGCAAAGCTAGTGGAGTGAACTAGGAAAAAATAAAGACGAAACAGCATGTTGAAAGTAGTTCAGGTTATTCTCTTATTATGAATATAATTAATTGCAAATACAAGCTGAAACtgtaaaaatctttttttttctcttgtataaaattcaaataaaattagaaaaggaTTAGTCAAAAAATTAATACAGAAAACAGGCAATATGAAAATGCCACATGAAACATATTTTAAAAACATGCCtatgaaaatattaaattttaatttttaaaaatatgacaACACTTtgataattatttttcaaaatacaaaaacaatatTCGatgattgaattttaaaaaattgatatatattttagtttattcCTAAAGCACTAACAAATTCCGTTAagcaataatttaaaaaatattaaattattactaAAGTTCAAAGATTATGTCAGCAATTATGAATTGAAATTTAATATTAACAATAGTGAAAATACCTTTTATTTAATTCTAAAAGAATAAAATAGTATTTTATCATTAATAATTTTTCATGTGCATCTAATTATATAGCGATATGTCAAGAGAAATAATTACATTTTACATTAATAGTATGAATAGTCATGTAAATGTAATAATGCAATTGAACCACTGTACAAAAATATTGACATTGtcagtgtattaaaattaaactttgatggctATCAGTACTTAAGAGAAGAGGGGGCTGTATGTTAGCAGTCAGCAGCCGTTTCTTCTGAATATTACTTGTTGCATTTTCAAAGGAAGTTAGGagatttttgttaattttgtctCGTGTTGGGTTTAGAGACACTTTATTTTTGTCGTCTCAgcaacagaaacagaaatggaataCAGCAGTATAAGTTACACCTAGATGTATCTTGCTTTAGCTACTAAATGCAATGTAGCATACATTCAGTCTCCGTCACAATGCTGATGAAATTTGAATAACTTTTTCACTGAATTACATACACCAATGTTTTGAATAGGATCTACCAAATCCTATCTGGGACTAATCCAGATTCTGACCAAATTTGAATTTGACTAGGACTCGTCGTAGCTTTCAACAGCCAAgagctaacccaacttgcaagggaatctcCATAGGAGCATGAAACAAAACAGAAAGGTGTATAAAGAAAATCAGGAACATCTGACGACATTTTCTTCAAGTGTAAGTCACTGTCCTTTATCTCTCATTGGCAGTTTCCGACTAACCTCACCATGTTTGGAGAATTTtgatgagactcagacagaccaaaatgagaaaaaaaataacaaatgagaaccatgaaggagaagaactcaaaCAACTGAGGCAGCGATGAGATGTGAATCCTGGGTTTTGATTCTTACTATCTTGCAGTCCACTGTCGGCCGTTCACCGTTATTATAGAAGACTGGACCCTCCAAGGTTGAAGCAAGTTCAAAACCTGTACTGTGTTGTTGTGTTGCATCAGAGCCGCAGCGACTTCGTCAGTGAGGAGAGAGAGATCCAAATCTATTGCATGCATGTTACCCATAGATTCTCAtcctttttttttcaagtttCTTGAATCTAGCACATGGAGTTTTGCTTTGGCTTGAAGTTTGGATTTGGACCGTAGATCTTCTACTGTCCGGATTTGACTTTGATTTCTCCCTCATTGCTTGATTTGTGCCTGAGACTTAGTAGATTTCTTTTTGGATCCTTGGTGCAGCACAAATGAGGGAAAATAGTTTTTGATGTGCTCTGACGTTAGTCTGACTAGGCTCTTTGTATTAGCCCTTTCTTGTTGGATGGATGCGGGAACACGCCTTTTGTTCTACAACCCACCGTAGCTTCTGCACCTTCCGTTTCCTTCTTTCTTCGTTGTTGGATGATGTGACCGAAGAGTAGGAGTGCTGGGAGAAAAGAGACGACGTGGCTTTTGGTGGAAGGCAAGAAAGGTTAAATGAATCGGCATAGTTGTAAGAATCGGTCCGGACCGGCCTGTTCGACTGCAAAAAAAGGTGGACCGGACTCGCAACTAGTATGGTGCAATCGTGGAACAGCGTAAGGAACAGAACCGGTCAAAGTCGGTTAGAACCGGTCAAATTCGGTTAGAACTGGTCAAAGTCCGTCAAAGCATGTGAAAACCTCTAGGAATCGGTTAAAATTGGTTCAACCGAACCGTTTGGGAGAAAACTCCAAAATTAGTGAAATCGTGGTGTTATTGGTGACTATAACTGTATCTGAGGTTTGGTCATTGAAGAAGGATATTAGTTGTAAGGGTGTAATTGGGTcggtttattattattttggacCGTAAAACAACTGAACCGGCCTGTACGGTCCTGAAGTGATGGCAACAGGTTGGGTTGCTGCGTTATGGGCAACGAACCGAACAAAACCGATAGTGGATCAGTTCGGTCGATTACTTCGGGTTTTTATGCCTAATAATCATAACTTAAGTCACCATAAAATGAAGTTTAAAACCCTGAGTAACTTAAAATAACAATAGTATATGGCATCCGATGAGATGTACAATTTCAACTTGACCCGACAGTAAAACATACCAAGGAATACAGTttaaaattgctaacaaaaaaagaaaactaagacaaTTTGAATGACACTTCTAATTCGGTTCGGCTCGGTTCGGTCTTCAAAGAGCCAATTgtgaaccgaaccgaaccaatccgtttaAGTCAAATAAATCGACAGAGAGCGATCTTTTCCTATTTATGAATCAACTGCTATAAAATTCGATATGATTTTGCAGTAAATTTCGGACCGATTCGGTTAGTTACACCCCTTACAAAAGATATGAAGATAATGAACTTGAAATTAAACACTGTTTTATGATATATTTAAGtgcatataaataattttataaatatgtcTAAATTAAAAGgcaaaaaatttttatacttattAAATATgctatatttttataaataatttaattttattagatataaattaaaaattattataaaaaaaatattgatagactataataaatataaaatataataaaaatcacTAATAATTgtgttaatatatattttactatAGACCAGCATGCTACTCAGGTAAGAGATAGCAATTATTCTCCTAATTCTCTAAATGATTTCCTCTCTATTTTAGGGCATTGGGATGATAGGAAGCTAAGGGAATGGCTCCGGATGAGGTTGTCCAACGAGTCTTAGCAATGGCTCCACCATCACCTTGGAAGAATGAGGATCAGATTGCTTGGGCTTTATCCTCGGATGGGGCGTTCAACCTGAAGTCTGCTTACCAATCCTTTCACACCAATCAGAACCACTCGAACCAAATCTTCAAGCTTGCGTGGAACTGGAATGGTCCAGAAAGAATTCGCACCTTTCTTTGGCTTTGTGCGAATGATGCCATTTTGACAAATGCTCAAAGGTTCAGGAGGCATATGACTTTGAACCCCAGCTGTCCTCGATGTCAGTCGGGTGAGGAATCCATTGTCCATGTTCTTCGCGATTGTCCTTTTGCAAAGCAAGTTTGGAAGCTTATAATTCTTGCGAGAGAGGTTGGGAATTTTTTTACCGGAAGTATGAGAGAATGGCTCACCTCAAACCTCAATAGGAAAACAGAGTGGACTTACTACTTTGGAGTGGGTGCCTCCTCTCTTTGGTGGTTGCGAAATAAATTGGTCTTTGAAGGCAAGGCCACTGACCCAAGGGTTGCTGCGAGCCACATTAGAGCACGTACAAGGGATATTATTAAAGCCATGAAGAAGACTAACCTTCCAAAGAGAAATCATAATAGTTTAAAAAATCTCATTCGCTGGCACCAACCACAGGAGCACTATGTCAAGATTAATGTTGATGGGTCCTACTTCTCCCAATGTGATAGTGCCTCCTGCGGGGGGATCTTCAGAGACCACATGGGACGGTTTATAAAAGCCTTTTCCTGTAATTTGGGTAACTGTACCATTATGCATGCTGAACTTTGGAAAATTATTAAAGGTCTCCAAATAGCAGTTGCTAATGATTTACAGAATATTATTGTGGAGTCTGACTCTCTTATGGCTCTTCAGGTTATTAAAACAGGATGCCCAAACTCCCACCCTTGTGTAGCTCTTGTACAAGATATCCTGATCCTAAGCAGGCGCGTGCAAAATATTGATTGGAATCACACCTTAAGAAAGGCCAATGCAGTTGCAGATAAAATGGCCAAGAAAAGGCATGATCTTCCCATAGGTCTCCACATTTTTAATGCACCTACACCTGATATTATTTCAGTTTTAACTTTTGGCATGTATGATTCTTTTAGACTTAGAGGCTTGTAATTTTTGCTTGCTGTTTTGGGGTtcttgattagccgtgcagtgcaTGTAAGAATAGTTTATTAGTGTGAGTGTTAGGGACGGCGGTCCTCCGCACTGAATCTAGGGATTTCGTTCCCTGTCAGTACACTATCAAAGTGAAGAACCAAGTGATAGGttccatcttttttttttttttcggccCAAACAAGGTCCATGATGAGAGCCTCCAACCAACggataaaatgaaaaaaatctGTATATCTGTACAACTTTGATCTGTATATTAGTGCGaccattattttaaattttaaaaataacaaattaagtATTGATAgaaaaatcttaaaataattCTAGTAAAATAATCAAATGTTATAATGTCTTGATTTACAACCTACACAAAatcaatcaataattattttttaaaaataaatgcaAATATATCTACATGATTCTACTTTATAAATATTGTTTGCTTACATTTGAACAAAAAAATAGGTTAAAAAAAAAGAGTAGAGGTAAACTCTTAGTTGAAATAATAAACTTAGTTACTCATTCAAACaagatttaaattatattttttcaatttttaacggttcttttttagaaaaaaagacattaaaaaaaataaaattttaattgcaaTTACAATGTTGACTTTGATATTGGATATTTTATTTCAACTATTTCTCTCTTCTCATAATATTATTGATTCAAACATTAGCGCCATAATCCTATCATACAAATcaattgcatataaaaattttaaaaaatacaataataaaactttagtataaaccaacaaataaaattcgattaaaaataaattaaacaaaaaatacaaagtaaaataaaattaagattatAAACTTAAGATTTAAAATAAAACCtaaaaatagttaatttatttgtaGTCAACAACAGTGAAATCAAGATTCATATAAAATAGAATACGAcctaataaaatgaaagatattaTGAATGAAGAATTGGTTTATTAAAATAGAAACAGTGTAATAAATAATTAGTACTAAATGTTAATcaatttatattatatatgaCAAATTTAATTTATCTTTACATAAATGATATATGAAAATANNNNNNNNNNNNNNNNNNNNNNNNNNNNNNNNNNNNNNNNNNNNNNNNNNNNNNNNNNNNNNNNNNNNNNNNNNNNNNNNNNNNNNNNNNNNNNNNNNNNNNNNNNNNNNNNNNNNNNNNNNNNNNNNN is a genomic window of Arachis ipaensis cultivar K30076 chromosome B06, Araip1.1, whole genome shotgun sequence containing:
- the LOC107646496 gene encoding cyclin-P3-1 isoform X2, producing the protein MPTRSETYKSLLQVEESSENGTLMPRALLILSSVWERSIKKNDKLVMMISSKRNNNKKENNITVFHGSKAPKLSITRYMERILKYARCSSSCFVIAQIYIDRYFSKNGGYLTSFNAHRLLVTSLLVAVKFVDDRCRLSGSSVGV
- the LOC107646496 gene encoding cyclin-P3-1 isoform X1; the protein is MPTRSETYKSLLQVEESSENGTLMPRALLILSSVWERSIKKNDKLVMMISSKRNNNKKENNITVFHGSKAPKLSITRYMERILKYARCSSSCFVIAQIYIDRYFSKNGGYLTSFNAHRLLVTSLLVAVKFVDDRYFSNAYYAQVGGISTQEMNRMELEFLFSLEFRLFVTTEMFVKYCENLDKVDNIGEYQIRRPIIRSNAK
- the LOC107646495 gene encoding uncharacterized protein LOC107646495 produces the protein MDEIFKNKMIGCIFTSDIWIRIEDYFFKSIRYKVKQLKSQLKLTKKQGLTVADYVSKIKRIVNSLASLRFSLTSDEHLDALLEGLNEYYQNLVITVSTKSEFYSFQEVETSILSHADMLEKFCKSKSFLPQAHLTQSAFPSSSSAERGIEDRRGHSRKFFRGGRSFFLNNNHHNVKFVAV